The stretch of DNA TGGGCGCGATCTGTGGCATCGGCCAACGAGCCAGGCCTGAAGCCGTCCCCCAGACTTAGGGTGATGTCGTAGCGTTTGGCAATTTCAAGCAGACGATCAAACTGTTCGTACAACGGGTTCTCACGCTCGTTCGCCACCATCCAGGTGATATGGAAGCTGCCGCCGCGACTCACGACATCGGTCACCCTTCCTTCTTTGCGCAGCCGTTCCAATGCGCTCAAAGTCACGCCGCAGTGGACGGTGAAAAAATCTACACCCTGCTCTGCCTGCCTTTGCAGCACTGCAAACAGGTCGTCGACGGTCATGTGAACGATACCCCCTTTGCGCGCGGCGCACTCGATAGCCGCCTGATAGATGGGAACCGTTCCAATGGGCACAGGAGCCGCATCCATCACCGCTTGGCGAATACGGTCCAGGTCGCCAGCGCTGCTCAGATCCATGATGGTATCTGCCCCCGCAGCCACGGCCACCTTTGCCTTTTCCACCTCCAAACCTATATCCGCGATATCAGAGGAAGTGCCGATGTTGGCGTTCACCTTGGTACGTAACCCTTTACCCACGCCACACACCTTTTCAATAGAGTGGAGCCGGTTCTTGAGGATAACCACTTCTCCTGCAGCAACGCGCGACGCCAAGAGCTCTGGCTCAATTCTCTCCTGCGCTGCCACCGCGCGCACTTCCGGGGTGATGTTCCCCTTTCTCGCTTCACAAATCTGCGTCATAGGCACACTGTCCTTATGGTCAAAAAGCCCCTTTTGTTTATTTCACCGGGCTCCAATCGGCAAAATTCTCCACGACCACTTTGCACTTTGGCTCTGCGGTCCACCCCTCTGCCGAGTTGTACGTCCAGCCGAGAAACTCAGAGTCGCCCCCGCCCTCGGTGGTAATCAGGAAGCGATTGGCCAGATGCCCGAAATAGAGGGCTTGCGCGCGCGGCGAGTCCTGGTCACCACCACTGGGGTCCACTGGTACCCACCCGTACCTCGGCAGGTAGACCTCCACCCAACGATGGAACACGTCGTCCATGCTGGCGTCATCGCCCCGGACTACGACAGAACCCACATACCGTGCAGGTAACCCTGCGGCGCGACACAGGGCAATGTAGACGAAACTGTACTCAGAGCATGAGCCGTTTCCACGCCGCAGCACCTCCGGTGCTACGTTCCACCCGCCGGCAAGTTCATAGGACATCTTTCCCATCAGCCAGTGGTAGATCTTGCGGGCAATCCAGTACGGGTTCTTCTCATCCCCGACCGCCTCCCGTGCGGAGCTCTGAATCAAGGGGTCTTGGAGGCAGTACTTCGTTCCGTCCGCCAAATACTTTGCCTTGATCTCGGCCGGAACTTCCTCCAGGCTCCCCACTCTTTCCGGGCGGATGTAGTAGAAGACCTCGTAAACGCGCGCTTTGAGTGTCATGGTCAAGGTCTTGGTGGAGGCAGGAGGCACGTTGTCGTAGTGAAAGTGGGCACAGCGCTGCTGCCAGCGGTCCGCGACAAACCCTGTCGGCTTGGGCGCAAACTCCGCTGCGCCGTCGATGGTTTGCGAGTCCCGGTCGTGAGGCAGTGCTACGTACACATCTGCCGTCTTCAGCCTGCCAGGGCCATAATTGCGCACTTGGTGCGTGTACTCAATCTGTGCATGCCGTTCGTTTGTTCGGGCGATGTACTGCTCGCCATCAACTGCAATTCGAAACACCCGGTCCGATTCAAAGTCCGCGCACCACAGGTGCGCCCCGTCCCAAGCCAGGCCAGTCGGGAAGTGCCCCGGGCTCTTGACCACCCAGAGCACGTAGCCATTGTCCGGCGCAATCATGTAGAGCTCATCTTGCGACCGATCTGCAAGCCACAGATAGGTGCCATCGAACGCCAGCCCCTGGGACTCCCCCGATGGAGCGGTAAATGAGACGATAGCGGTGCCATCTTCCGTGCTA from candidate division KSB1 bacterium encodes:
- a CDS encoding transglutaminase, yielding MRKWLFLVLTGLAVGGQTVAAEVGQVLNSFPTPGPCPTGLTWDGKYLWLADRKTDTIYKLTAEGKQIGSIPSPGFWPMGLAFDGTYLWNVDLGEKKLYKVDPRDGAILAALDAPGPSPAGIAWDGKHLWLSDNREDKVSKISTEDGTAIVSFTAPSGESQGLAFDGTYLWLADRSQDELYMIAPDNGYVLWVVKSPGHFPTGLAWDGAHLWCADFESDRVFRIAVDGEQYIARTNERHAQIEYTHQVRNYGPGRLKTADVYVALPHDRDSQTIDGAAEFAPKPTGFVADRWQQRCAHFHYDNVPPASTKTLTMTLKARVYEVFYYIRPERVGSLEEVPAEIKAKYLADGTKYCLQDPLIQSSAREAVGDEKNPYWIARKIYHWLMGKMSYELAGGWNVAPEVLRRGNGSCSEYSFVYIALCRAAGLPARYVGSVVVRGDDASMDDVFHRWVEVYLPRYGWVPVDPSGGDQDSPRAQALYFGHLANRFLITTEGGGDSEFLGWTYNSAEGWTAEPKCKVVVENFADWSPVK
- the thiC gene encoding phosphomethylpyrimidine synthase ThiC, which codes for MTQICEARKGNITPEVRAVAAQERIEPELLASRVAAGEVVILKNRLHSIEKVCGVGKGLRTKVNANIGTSSDIADIGLEVEKAKVAVAAGADTIMDLSSAGDLDRIRQAVMDAAPVPIGTVPIYQAAIECAARKGGIVHMTVDDLFAVLQRQAEQGVDFFTVHCGVTLSALERLRKEGRVTDVVSRGGSFHITWMVANERENPLYEQFDRLLEIAKRYDITLSLGDGFRPGSLADATDRAQVQELITLGELAKTAWDEGVQVMIEGPGHLPLREVEANVLLEKKLCHGAPFYVLGPLVTDVAPGYDHIVSAIGGAIAAAAGADFLCYVTAGEHLRLPTVQDVRDGVIVTRIAAHVADLAKGIPGAEEWDLAMARARKALDWERQIALAIDPVIARRAREEAPPEQNDVCTMCGEYCALKLVTETLGHKD